Proteins co-encoded in one Paenibacillus sp. genomic window:
- the gatC gene encoding Asp-tRNA(Asn)/Glu-tRNA(Gln) amidotransferase subunit GatC, translated as MGVTLKDVEHVAKLARLALTDEEKETFTEQLNAILKYAEKLNELDTDGVEPTSHVLPIKNVLREDVARPSWPLEETLSNAPEEEDGQYRVPAVLE; from the coding sequence GTGGGCGTTACGTTGAAGGACGTGGAGCATGTCGCGAAGCTGGCCAGATTGGCGCTGACCGACGAAGAGAAAGAGACGTTTACGGAGCAGTTGAACGCCATTTTGAAATACGCGGAGAAGCTGAACGAGCTCGACACGGACGGCGTGGAGCCGACCAGCCACGTGCTGCCGATCAAGAACGTGCTGCGCGAAGACGTCGCAAGACCGTCGTGGCCGCTCGAGGAGACGCTGTCGAACGCGCCGGAGGAAGAAGACGGGCAGTACCGCGTCCCGGCCGTATTGGAATAG
- a CDS encoding ATPase, with protein sequence MLRLGQKVILTGDKFEQGLPIGEHGFIIAYDRNPDNAFDYVVRVPTMNKHVFVPKDDVELEETLIQREAERIEKEALIDFALATRNEALFKRLMNGDDAEAAQEKPKDPQNASDFVKQVNLRAWI encoded by the coding sequence ATGCTGCGACTCGGGCAAAAGGTGATCCTCACGGGCGACAAATTCGAGCAAGGGTTGCCGATTGGGGAGCATGGCTTCATTATTGCGTACGACCGAAACCCCGACAATGCGTTCGACTATGTCGTACGCGTTCCGACGATGAACAAGCACGTGTTCGTCCCGAAGGACGACGTCGAACTGGAAGAGACGCTGATCCAACGCGAGGCGGAGCGCATCGAGAAAGAAGCGCTCATCGACTTCGCGCTCGCGACTCGCAACGAAGCGTTGTTCAAGCGGTTGATGAACGGCGACGACGCCGAAGCGGCGCAGGAGAAACCGAAGGATCCGCAGAACGCATCGGATTTCGTCAAGCAAGTCAATTTGCGGGCTTGGATTTAG